The following is a genomic window from Nymphaea colorata isolate Beijing-Zhang1983 chromosome 3, ASM883128v2, whole genome shotgun sequence.
cattgctCTAGATATATGTTATGGTAGAAATCATCAGCTTTTTTCTTAAGTATATAGAATTAACACACATAcataatatatttatgaattatTCAAAAGTATATCTCCAAGGAGCTTCTAAATCTTGATATTTTCACATTTCAACACCAGATCTTTACTTTTTGCCCACACTACATTGATTTTCATAATATGTACAAATATTGCAAAGTTTGTTCCATTTATTGTCTTATGATGAATAAGGACTTGGTACACAGTAGAAAAACGATAACTACTGGAATATGGAACTCATTTGTTCTCAAAGTAAAATAAAGAGTGATTCCATGGACAAATTAAGTGGTGGTAGCTTCCACAAACAAGGTGGCATAGGACGGTTCTCCATGTATTCTAGTTGTTCCAATAAACTTGAACCTTTTAGCAGTTGAATGCATATCAGGCTTTGAACAGAAACGGAGGAGCTGCAATTGGCATCATCTAATCCCTTGGCTTCCATAGCTTGCGTATTAAATATGTCACAGCAATAATACAAGGGGAAAGAAGTAACAGACCGGCGAAACAACCAATCAAAAGATACTTGAGTTGTTCGACAAATCTCTCGTCTGCATCACTCCCTAATGGTTTAGTGACTTTGATGGCATAGTAAAAGGCTAGTCCTAGAAACAGAATGGCCATAACGATATTCACTACTAAAGCAATAAGCATGGGGCGTTCGGGAAATACGGCAGACTTCAAAAGTACCAGAAAGAAGATGATAAACAAGGAAGACAGAAAAGCGGCACTATCAAATCTCAAGAATTGGTCATAAGTAGTCGCACAGAACCGCGGTGCCGGCGGTCCCGTTGCATATCTGGGATGTGGGCGTAGGGTTGACCGACGGACTAAGCGGGGAAGGAGAGATGGCTGCAACTGTTGAGTCGTTTTGCCAAAAGCCACCCGGAGGTGTAAGGGCCGCCTGGAACGTCACAGTCGCTATCAGGATAGCCACTATGATCATGTTGTCTGTTGTCTGCCAGCTTCGCCcgtcctttcctttttctctccctttcagCTTCAGTGGAGTGATCAGTGACAGCTGATATTGTGGACGTTGGGTTGTGGGAGGGCGCAACATCGGTCTCTGTGGACGCTGGGTTTTGGGAGGGCGCAACATCGGTTGTGGCCGCTGGGTCGTGGGAGGGCGCAACACCTGTCTCTGTGGACGCTGGCGCGTTCTTTGGGTTGAGAAGCTTCACCATTTCGTCGTCCTCGTTTCGTCTGCTCCCAGTTAACCGGCAGTTCAGTAGTTCACGTGGAGTGACGTCGTACTTATTCGAGGCGTTCAAGTCCACCGCCACGGGACTATTGTCGATAAGAATACCAGTTACCTGCCATTAAACGTCTCTCATTTACGTGCTTCACTTGTTGATAAGAATTATAGTTACCTGCAATTAAATGTTTCTGATTTACGTGTTTGACTTTGACATGAAGGCAGGCACCTAAATGTTTTCGGATATCTTACAGCATCCGACTTAATTAGTTACATTGTATGCAGACTCAAATTCACGTTCGGgcttaaatttttgaaaccgATCGgcttaaatttttgaaaccgATCCAGATCGATCTAACATAATTGTCGGGTTAGCAAACTGTCTACTTCCATATATAGATTCAAACTTGGTCATTTAATAAGCCGTATATGGAGCCCGACAACGCTGATTTATATCCATTTCAGATACATGCTGCCTATAATTTGTATTTAAAATTGACAAACTAGTTTCTGGAAAGACAATTTGTATTGAATGCAGGCTTCGTCTCTTACATACAATGAAACATATGTTGGATTCTAAACTTCAAGTTTTTTCtcgagaacaaaaaaaaattaaacataaacataaacataaTCAATCTAAATCTCCATTAATGGTTTTAATTATAGTCATACAGACCATGTAAATTTCATCCATCAAATTCTCTTGATCCTAATAGTGTTTAcggaaaaaataatattgacTGGCCTAAATGGAAATGATGACTAGGCACGAGCCTGTCAGACGTACCGATTACACTATGGCGATTGTATGATGGTTCCTAAATAAATACttgtcaaaaaataattttttaaaaaataactacCATGCACccaacaatattttttaatctgGATCCCCAAGAATGAGAGCTCATTCTTGGTGAATTTTAAGGagtaaaattttcttgttcGAGCAACTTAAATTTTACCTCTGACTTGGTTTATATGGTGAGAGCAActtaaattttcttgttcaaaaaGTTCCTCATCCCCGCTATTTATAGGTAAGAATTAAAAGGTCAACGTTTGTTATGAGAAGTGTAGTAGATAGCAATATTGGTGTTTGATCAGTTTGCTCACAAATACAGTTTAACtatgaaacatttaaaaatgtttaaaatgattttaaaatctgtaatatataaaaaatatatgaacatctaTTGGTCTTATCATACTGGCAGAGCCCCATCTGTTTTCAAGCAAAAGCTGAAAATAATGAACCAAGTAAAGGGAGCTGTTGGATGGAGATCAACCCTAGTTCCTCAACTTGGAATGAATGGCAGAGCAGTTATATGGATACGGTGCTTGACCCGTACACGCTTTTCCATTTCTCGCAAAAATGAATGACTCCCAGGTTACACAGTTCCCGGTGCAGTGAAAGATTTCCACTTACCTTTCTTAGGTTTCTTGCTGCTGCCAAATGCAAAGCAGTATTGCCGCAACAATCTCCTTCGTTGACTATACCTTCGACCTCCTCTCACATCTCCCCTTCCCACTTTTGGTCCGACATGCTTTCcgtccttcctcttttcctccgccttgctgacctctcatcgttcacgtccccatcctggcccctttcacctacccgtgagttcactttttcttcttgctacctggcctcctttggtcccTCTGTCGCGTCACTCCCCCCCGGTCTCTTTGGTCTCCTGACCCATCTCCTCGAcccattgcttttgtctggcttcttctgactggccatatcaacacttttgatcacctacagcgccttggcatcagtttgacTAACCAGTGTCCCTTATGTCTTGTTGCGACTGAGTCTatggtccacctttttacttcttgcccttttttctttagtgtccttgcttctacttggccttcccttgttagtaatcttccaaacccaccatccattcgtcttttcttcctcttttgtccttccccccacctgactgcttcttggggtcatgtctggaggccgtggctcatttcagcttggtggcgcatttgggtggagcgcaacaacagggtcttcaggggcacattctcttcaccagattctgtggctcgtcttgtgcaaggggatatccagttcgccattcggataaagcgccgccgcctgactgcggttgggtgactgtgccgtttcgtctttcttcttctctcttatttttctgtgcattgtattgtttatTTGTTCCTCCTGCTTgcgtaattttgttctttgcggattgtttttatatttaggggacctcttgtccccaaattttgttatatatttccattttatcaacTATACCTTCTACCTCCTGCAACGACATCAAGAACTCCACTACTCCTACCTTATTCTCCTTCACGCTCAAATGCAAGACCGTCTCTCCTCTATCTGTTTTTTCCTTGAGGCACCAGGGGTTGACAGCCAAGACCTGTTTCAGCACATCCACTCTGCCCTTCATGGCTGCAGCATGTGCCGGAAGTCGGCCATGCTTGTCCTTCAAAGAAGAGAGGTCGGGATCTGCGGCCAGCAACAAGTTGACCATGCCCAAGTGCCCCTTGGCTGCGGCCAAATGAAGTGGGGAGAACCCTGCTTCATTCAAATCGCTTGACAGCTCCAGCTCCGGCTTTGCACTCAGTACTTCACGAGCAAAGTCGACGTGCCCGTAGATGGCTGCTATATGTAGGATATTGTTGCCGTTCGAATTTGCTGTTTCTGATCTTTCAAGTATATGCCCATCTTCTGACATCAATTGTCTCAGTCTAAACATATCTCCAACTAAAGCACACTCGTACAACTTAGGATCCATTATCCTTTTGAAAAGGGCAAGATGCGTGGGACTAGGCGGACCCTGATCAGAGGCTTCGAACAACCTTACAAATCAAAGAAGAGGGTAAACCTCTCTCTCAATGTAGGGATGTGGAGGCGCAAAAAGGCATGTCACTGCTCGGTTTATATAACATTTGCAGAGCTAGCTAGTCAATCTCTATTCTCAATTCTCATAGACCGTGTAAATGTATAGAGCTAGAATACAGAAATTAAGCATATGGAATTACGTGGTTCACCTGTTGGCGGGACTTGATCTCATGCATGTCAATTAAGTGAAGCTAGAAACTAATTAATCACAATTGCATCAGTTAGGGGTTTGGCGTGCATATAGTTTGGGCCAAACATTTCACCACCACTTGTTTCTCAAGATTGGTTTGGCCACCTTTTTGGCTGTGTAGTGTGTCTGCTTGCTCCGACTATTCATGATATCAGTGCTTATTGACAGCAAGGACGGTCATGTGCATTTATTATATGCATAAGCCAGAAAACGGATTGAAATGGTCAAAGGGCCACCAGGCCAGGGGCGTATCCAACTTTGGACTGGGTTCGGGTCTAGGCATTTACCTAGTCCGACTTAATCGTGCACTGATCTACCCTAATCCAGTCGAAACTTGGGTTCACATATGACCAATAGTTTATTTATGTCTCATATTTGAGAATTAAATTGGTTTGAAATTAGATCTGAAAATAGATGGACGTAAATCTCAGATTGGATAATGGATTCTGGACTAGGGGTGTTTGATCTGATTACCTCTAGCTACGGGTCAACCATCTCCAGGGCGTAGTTCCCGAATGGGAGTTTGAAACCGAGCCCTGCGGAGAACTTTGCTGGCAAAGATTAGTGTGGTAGATAGTTTCAAGTTTCTCGAGAAAAAAGATATTTCGGAACGTGTTCCTTTGTGGGCACTTATAAGAGAGATTGACATCTTGGGTATTGTTTGCAATCTTAGCTCTACTTTTTAATTTGCCAAGATTAATCTCATGCTCCTTGGATAATATTAATTGATTTGGACGCTCGCCTGGTTGATCTTCGTCTCATATCCCTGAGCAGACGTTGAATTGATCACTGTCCGAACTGAGCACTGATATCTCCGATATATAGCTATATGCCCTCAGTCTCATTGTATTATTTTTCACAAGCATATATCCTAGTGGGAAAAGGTTTGGTTAATGTATATGTCCTGAA
Proteins encoded in this region:
- the LOC116250304 gene encoding ankyrin repeat-containing protein ITN1-like, coding for MDPKLYECALVGDMFRLRQLMSEDGHILERSETANSNGNNILHIAAIYGHVDFAREVLSAKPELELSSDLNEAGFSPLHLAAAKGHLGMVNLLLAADPDLSSLKDKHGRLPAHAAAMKGRVDVLKQVLAVNPWCLKEKTDRGETVLHLSVKENKVGVVEFLMSLQEVEGIVNEGDCCGNTALHLAAARNLRKVTGILIDNSPVAVDLNASNKYDVTPRELLNCRLTGSRRNEDDEMVKLLNPKNAPASTETGVAPSHDPAATTDVAPSQNPASTETDVAPSHNPTSTISAVTDHSTEAERERKRKGRAKLADNRQHDHSGYPDSDCDVPGGPYTSGWLLAKRLNSCSHLSFPA